One part of the Vicia villosa cultivar HV-30 ecotype Madison, WI linkage group LG6, Vvil1.0, whole genome shotgun sequence genome encodes these proteins:
- the LOC131613291 gene encoding uncharacterized protein LOC131613291, producing MAKILILVVVLLQVSSFMGFAKGVYTHKKHAKHHPSAPTPSPVHSQSSYSFDSLDLDHHHKKHPRHHPSSPSPSPSQSTYTSSIDSIDIDRHHKRHHRHHPSTPSPSPVQSPSSVHIDSVDLEHHGKKHHHHHHPSAPIHSPIQSPSSLINDSFDVDHHHKKHHRHHPSAPTPSPARSQSSSSIDSLDLDRHHKKPKKHHHHHPPAPTPSAF from the coding sequence ATGGCCAAAATTTTAATCTTAGTAGTAGTCTTACTTCAAGTGAGCTCTTTCATGGGCTTTGCTAAAGGGGTTTATACTCACAAAAAACACGCAAAACATCACCCATCAGCTCCAACTCCATCCCCTGTTCATTCACAATCTTCTTACTCTTTTGATTCTCTTGATTTGGATCATCATCACAAAAAACATCCTAGACATCACCCATCATCCCCATCCCCTTCTCCTAGTCAATCAACCTATACCTCCTCTATTGATTCTATAGATATAGATCGTCATCACAAGAGACATCATCGTCATCATCCATCAACCCCAAGCCCTTCTCCTGTTCAGTCACCATCTTCCGTCCATATTGATTCCGTTGATCTAGAGCATCATGGCaagaaacatcatcatcatcatcatccatcagCCCCTATCCATTCCCCTATTCAATCACCATCTTCTTTAATTAATGATTCCTTTGATGTGGATCATCACCACAAGAAACATCATCGCCACCACCCATCAGCCCCAACCCCTTCCCCAGCTCGATCACAATCTTCCTCCTCTATTGATTCTCTTGATTTGGATCGTCATCACAAAAAACCCAAGAAGCATCACCATCATCACCCACCAGCCCCAACCCCTTCCGCATTTTGA
- the LOC131613292 gene encoding uncharacterized protein LOC131613292 — protein sequence MAKILILVVVLLQVSSFMGFAKGVYTHKKHAKHHPSAPTPSPVHSQSSYSFDSLDLDHHHKKHPRHHPSSPSPSPSQSTYTSSIDSIDIDRHHKRHHRHHPSTPSPSPVQSPSSVHIDSVDLEHHGKKHHHHHHPSAPIHSPIQSPSSLINDSFDVDHHHKKHHRHHPSAPTPSPARSQSSSSIDSLDLDRHHKKAKKHHHHHPPAPTPSAF from the coding sequence ATGGCCAAAATTTTAATCTTAGTAGTAGTCTTACTTCAAGTGAGCTCTTTCATGGGCTTTGCTAAAGGGGTTTATACTCACAAAAAACACGCAAAACATCACCCATCAGCTCCAACTCCATCCCCTGTTCATTCACAATCTTCTTACTCTTTTGATTCTCTTGATTTGGATCATCATCACAAAAAACATCCTAGACATCACCCATCATCCCCATCCCCTTCTCCTAGTCAATCAACCTATACCTCCTCTATTGATTCTATAGATATAGATCGTCATCACAAGAGACATCATCGTCATCATCCATCAACCCCAAGCCCTTCTCCTGTTCAGTCACCATCTTCCGTCCATATTGATTCCGTTGATCTAGAGCATCATGGCaagaaacatcatcatcatcatcatccatcagCCCCTATCCATTCCCCTATTCAATCACCATCTTCTTTAATTAATGATTCCTTTGATGTGGATCATCACCACAAGAAACATCATCGCCACCACCCATCAGCCCCAACCCCTTCCCCAGCTCGATCACAATCTTCCTCCTCTATTGATTCTCTTGATTTGGATCGTCATCACAAAAAAGCCAAGAAGCATCACCATCATCACCCACCAGCCCCAACCCCTTCCGCATTTTGA